One Kitasatospora sp. NBC_01266 genomic window carries:
- a CDS encoding MBL fold metallo-hydrolase yields MKLTVVGCSGSFPSPDSPCSSYLVEAGDYRLVIDLGNGALGALQNHVGLYDVDAVALSHLHADHCIDLCAYWVARNYRQEGCPDLLPVYGPHDTPGRLARAYDMPERPGMTGVFDFRTLTPGTFELGPLTVTAAQVNHPVEAYAFRIEHAGRSLVYSGDTGESPELVELARDADLFLCEAAYTDGRETYRSIHLNGREAGEHATAAGAQRLVLTHIPPWTDPQRNLRDAEAAYQGPVELAKAGAVYEI; encoded by the coding sequence ATGAAACTGACTGTGGTGGGGTGCTCGGGGAGCTTCCCGTCGCCCGACTCGCCCTGCTCCAGCTACCTGGTCGAGGCCGGCGACTACCGCCTGGTGATCGACCTGGGCAACGGCGCGCTGGGCGCGCTGCAGAACCACGTCGGCCTCTACGACGTGGACGCGGTCGCGCTCAGTCACCTGCACGCCGACCACTGCATCGACCTCTGCGCCTACTGGGTGGCCCGCAACTACCGCCAGGAGGGCTGCCCCGACCTGCTCCCGGTCTACGGCCCGCACGACACCCCCGGCCGGCTCGCCCGCGCCTACGACATGCCCGAGCGCCCGGGAATGACCGGGGTCTTCGACTTCCGCACCCTCACCCCCGGCACCTTCGAGCTGGGCCCGCTGACCGTGACCGCCGCCCAGGTCAACCACCCGGTCGAGGCCTACGCCTTCCGGATCGAGCACGCGGGCCGCTCGCTGGTCTACTCCGGCGACACCGGCGAGAGCCCGGAGCTGGTCGAGCTGGCCCGGGACGCCGACCTCTTCCTCTGCGAGGCCGCCTACACCGACGGCCGGGAGACCTACCGGTCGATCCACCTCAACGGCCGCGAGGCCGGCGAGCACGCCACCGCCGCCGGTGCCCAGCGCCTGGTGCTCACCCACATCCCGCCGTGGACCGACCCGCAGCGCAACCTGCGCGACGCCGAGGCCGCCTACCAGGGGCCGGTGGAGCTGGCCAAGGCCGGTGCGGTGTACGAGATCTGA
- a CDS encoding PTS transporter subunit EIIC, whose translation MSTTTAPAAAPPARKPGAGLLQGLQKIGRSLQLPVAVLPAAGILLRLGQDDVFGKQGLGWNKVAAVFATAGDAVFGNLALLFCVGVAIGFAKKADGSTALAALVGYLVFHNVLTVFPMAGTVTALNPAGKPQDPGVLGGIVVGLLSALIWQKYHRTKLVDWLGFFNGRRLVPIIMAFVGTLLGIAFGLAWGPIGSGLTHASDWLVGLGSAGAGIYGVANRLLIPIGMHQFLNTFFQQQVGSFTDATGKVWTGDIPRFFHGDPTAGQFMSGFFPIMMFGLPAAAIAIAHCARPERRKAVMGMMVSVALTSFVTGVTEPIEFSFMFIAPVLYGIHALLTGLSMAVTWGLGVHDGFGFSAGLIDYLLNWHLATEPWLIIPIGLVFAALYYTLFRFAIIKFDLPTPGREPEDEIEDVTKA comes from the coding sequence ATGAGTACGACGACCGCCCCCGCGGCCGCCCCGCCCGCCCGGAAGCCCGGCGCCGGCCTGCTGCAGGGCCTGCAGAAGATCGGCCGCAGCCTGCAGCTCCCGGTGGCCGTGCTGCCCGCCGCCGGCATCCTGCTGCGACTGGGCCAGGACGACGTCTTCGGCAAGCAGGGCCTGGGGTGGAACAAGGTCGCCGCCGTCTTCGCCACCGCCGGCGACGCGGTCTTCGGCAATCTGGCGCTGCTCTTCTGCGTCGGCGTGGCGATCGGCTTCGCCAAGAAGGCGGACGGCTCCACCGCGCTGGCCGCCCTGGTCGGCTACCTGGTCTTCCACAACGTGCTGACCGTCTTCCCGATGGCCGGCACGGTCACCGCGCTGAACCCGGCCGGCAAGCCGCAGGACCCCGGCGTCCTCGGCGGCATCGTGGTGGGCCTGCTGAGCGCGCTGATCTGGCAGAAGTACCACCGCACCAAGCTGGTCGACTGGCTCGGCTTCTTCAACGGCCGCCGGCTGGTGCCGATCATCATGGCCTTCGTCGGCACGCTGCTCGGCATCGCCTTCGGCCTGGCCTGGGGGCCGATCGGCAGCGGGCTGACCCACGCGAGCGACTGGCTGGTGGGCCTCGGCTCGGCCGGCGCCGGGATCTACGGCGTGGCCAACCGCCTGCTGATCCCGATCGGCATGCACCAGTTCCTGAACACCTTCTTCCAGCAGCAGGTCGGCAGCTTCACCGACGCGACCGGCAAGGTGTGGACCGGCGACATCCCGCGCTTCTTCCACGGCGACCCGACGGCCGGCCAGTTCATGTCCGGCTTCTTCCCGATCATGATGTTCGGCCTGCCCGCCGCCGCCATCGCGATCGCGCACTGCGCCCGGCCCGAGCGCCGCAAGGCCGTCATGGGGATGATGGTCTCGGTCGCGCTGACCAGCTTCGTGACCGGCGTCACCGAGCCGATCGAGTTCTCCTTCATGTTCATCGCCCCGGTGCTGTACGGGATCCACGCCCTGCTCACCGGCCTGTCGATGGCGGTCACCTGGGGGCTGGGCGTGCACGACGGCTTCGGCTTCTCGGCGGGCCTGATCGACTACCTGCTGAACTGGCACCTGGCCACCGAACCGTGGCTGATCATCCCGATCGGCCTGGTCTTCGCGGCCCTCTACTACACGCTCTTCCGCTTCGCGATCATCAAGTTCGACCTGCCGACCCCGGGCCGCGAACCGGAGGACGAGATCGAGGACGTCACCAAGGCGTGA
- a CDS encoding type II toxin-antitoxin system PemK/MazF family toxin, producing MNRSLAVLAVLAALVLLALIVFAIGRLRGRRPADPGAPAPRTAPAPRRTGSGSPAPREIWWAEVPFEDGTGAKDRPCLVLRVHGGTATVAKITSKHHAERPGVLALPPGTVADRQGRASWLELDELREVALGHFRRRVGPVDGQLWARVQRARSSG from the coding sequence ATGAATCGCTCGCTTGCCGTCCTGGCCGTCCTGGCCGCCCTGGTACTGCTGGCCCTGATCGTCTTCGCGATCGGTCGACTGCGCGGTCGACGCCCGGCCGATCCCGGCGCCCCCGCGCCGCGCACCGCGCCGGCGCCGCGCCGGACCGGCTCCGGCAGCCCGGCGCCCCGGGAGATCTGGTGGGCCGAGGTCCCCTTCGAGGACGGCACCGGCGCCAAGGACCGCCCCTGCCTGGTCCTGCGGGTGCACGGCGGCACCGCCACCGTCGCGAAGATCACCAGCAAGCACCACGCCGAGCGCCCGGGTGTCCTGGCCCTCCCCCCGGGCACCGTCGCCGACCGCCAGGGCCGGGCCAGCTGGCTGGAGCTGGACGAGCTGCGCGAGGTGGCGCTCGGCCACTTCCGCCGCCGCGTGGGCCCGGTCGACGGCCAGCTCTGGGCCCGGGTCCAGCGCGCTCGCTCGTCCGGGTGA
- a CDS encoding PLP-dependent cysteine synthase family protein, with the protein MRYDSPLEAVGNTPLVRLPRLSAAVPGNTQGLVTLWAKLEDRNPTGSIKDRPALHMIERAEADGRLTPGCTVLEPTSGNTGISLAMAAKLKGYRIVCVMPENTSEERRELLRMWGAEIISSPAAGGSNTAVRVAKELAAEHPDWVMLYQYGNPDNAGAHYATTGPEILADLPTVTHFVAGLGTTGTLMGVGRYLREKVPGVQIVAAEPRYDDLVYGLRNLDEGFVPELYDAAVLSTRFSVGSADSVRRTRELLAEEGIFAGVSTGAILHAAIGVGRRAAEAGHRADIVFVVPDGGWKYLSTGIYTAASTEEAVELLHGQLWA; encoded by the coding sequence ATGCGCTACGACAGCCCGCTCGAAGCCGTCGGCAACACCCCGCTGGTGCGGCTGCCCCGGCTCTCCGCGGCCGTGCCCGGCAACACGCAGGGCCTGGTCACGCTCTGGGCGAAGCTGGAGGACCGCAACCCGACCGGGTCGATCAAGGACCGCCCGGCGCTGCACATGATCGAGCGGGCCGAGGCGGACGGGCGGCTCACCCCCGGGTGCACCGTCCTGGAGCCGACCAGCGGGAACACCGGCATCTCGCTGGCCATGGCCGCCAAGCTCAAGGGCTACCGGATCGTCTGCGTGATGCCGGAGAACACCAGCGAGGAGCGGCGCGAGCTGCTCCGGATGTGGGGCGCGGAGATCATCTCCTCGCCCGCCGCCGGCGGCTCCAACACGGCGGTCCGGGTGGCCAAGGAACTGGCCGCCGAGCACCCCGACTGGGTGATGCTCTACCAGTACGGCAACCCGGACAACGCGGGCGCGCACTACGCCACCACCGGCCCGGAGATCCTGGCCGACCTGCCCACCGTCACCCACTTCGTCGCGGGCCTGGGCACCACCGGCACCCTGATGGGCGTCGGCCGCTACCTGCGCGAGAAGGTGCCCGGCGTGCAGATCGTCGCCGCCGAGCCGCGCTACGACGACCTGGTCTACGGGCTGCGCAACCTGGACGAGGGCTTCGTGCCGGAGCTGTACGACGCCGCAGTGCTCAGCACCCGGTTCAGCGTCGGCTCCGCCGACTCGGTCCGCCGCACCCGTGAACTCCTCGCGGAGGAGGGCATCTTCGCCGGCGTCTCGACCGGCGCGATCCTGCACGCGGCGATCGGCGTCGGGCGTCGCGCCGCCGAGGCGGGCCACCGAGCGGACATCGTCTTCGTGGTGCCGGACGGCGGCTGGAAGTACCTGTCCACCGGCATCTACACCGCGGCCAGCACCGAGGAAGCGGTCGAACTGCTCCACGGCCAGCTCTGGGCCTGA
- a CDS encoding HNH endonuclease signature motif containing protein yields MSKPTRYTRELLSQVAAESTSVNEMMRRLGLAMAGGTHSYLSKRLRHFGVDTSHFTYGTADQRLPICLASRADLQAVILGQTSLAGVFRALGMSDTTTTRRLLKNAIAQHGIDTSHFTGNLYSKGRRLGPRRRPEELLILLPAGSPRTPGDRLRTMLLLIGRPDNCAGCGTGPEWRGQALTLEVDHVDGNWLDNRPDNLRLLCPNCHAVTPTYCRRKKVDASPALPDTA; encoded by the coding sequence ATGTCCAAACCGACGCGGTACACGAGGGAGCTGCTCAGCCAGGTGGCGGCGGAGTCGACCAGCGTCAACGAGATGATGCGCAGGCTCGGCCTGGCCATGGCCGGTGGCACCCACAGCTACCTCAGCAAGCGCCTGCGACACTTCGGCGTCGACACGTCGCACTTCACGTATGGAACCGCCGATCAGCGGCTTCCGATCTGCCTTGCCTCCAGGGCCGATCTGCAGGCCGTCATCCTCGGGCAGACCAGCCTCGCGGGCGTCTTCCGCGCGCTCGGGATGTCGGACACCACCACGACGCGGCGCTTGCTGAAAAACGCCATCGCACAGCACGGCATCGACACAAGCCACTTCACCGGGAACCTGTACAGCAAGGGCAGACGGCTCGGGCCACGCCGCAGGCCCGAGGAACTCCTGATACTGCTACCGGCGGGCAGCCCACGGACTCCTGGCGACCGACTGCGCACGATGCTGCTACTGATCGGCCGACCGGACAACTGCGCGGGGTGCGGCACCGGGCCCGAGTGGCGCGGACAGGCACTGACCCTCGAAGTGGATCACGTCGACGGCAACTGGCTGGATAACCGGCCCGACAACCTGCGCCTGCTCTGCCCGAACTGTCATGCCGTCACGCCGACATACTGCCGCCGCAAGAAGGTCGATGCGTCGCCAGCCCTCCCTGATACGGCGTGA
- a CDS encoding sugar ABC transporter ATP-binding protein, translating to MTNSTTTAGAGVRELGKRFGEVRALGGVTLDFPAGQVTALMGENGAGKSTLLKILTGDHQPTEGTVLLDGAEVELQSPARARAAGIRIIPQEPEIIPHVSVAENVYAGALPRKAGRRLDRAELRRRIEADLERLGFSRVLDPDLLGSELTPAQRQLVEILRALTGEAKVIAFDEPTSSLSEQEVEALFGLIRRLRDAGVAVIYVSHRMKEIFQLADRIAVLRDGAVAGVLDAAQASEGELVRLMVGRDLSAMFVRQNVATEQVVLDVRQLTTDDVTDISLTVRAGEVVGLAGLIGAGRSELALALAGDLPVRSGTVRLDGQELRLGSPGAVIRAGLGLAPEERKAQALFLHRTIRDNTSLVVLERLRRWRFVRRTQERELAQSYADRLRVRAPSIEHEVRKLSGGNQQKVVLARWLARKPKVLILDEPTRGIDVGAKAEIYQIIADLAKEGTALLVISSELPEVLGLADRVVVMQNGRITGELDRAEATEERILALAMADDLASGGDLAAASSDEGRTA from the coding sequence GTGACGAACAGCACGACGACCGCGGGAGCCGGGGTCCGCGAGCTTGGCAAGCGCTTCGGTGAGGTCCGGGCGCTGGGCGGGGTGACACTGGACTTCCCGGCCGGGCAGGTCACCGCCCTGATGGGCGAGAACGGGGCCGGCAAGTCCACCCTGCTGAAGATCCTGACGGGCGACCACCAGCCGACCGAGGGGACCGTCCTGCTGGACGGTGCCGAGGTGGAGCTGCAGTCGCCCGCCCGGGCCAGGGCGGCCGGGATCCGGATCATCCCGCAGGAGCCGGAGATCATCCCGCATGTCTCGGTCGCCGAGAACGTCTATGCCGGCGCCCTTCCCCGCAAGGCGGGGCGCCGGCTGGACCGGGCCGAGCTGCGCCGCCGGATCGAGGCCGACCTGGAGCGGCTGGGCTTCTCCCGGGTGCTCGACCCGGACCTGCTGGGCTCGGAGCTGACTCCGGCGCAGCGCCAGCTGGTTGAGATCCTGCGGGCGTTGACGGGTGAGGCGAAGGTGATCGCCTTCGACGAGCCGACCAGCTCGCTCTCCGAGCAGGAGGTGGAGGCGCTCTTCGGGCTGATCCGCCGACTGCGTGACGCGGGTGTGGCGGTGATCTACGTCTCGCACCGGATGAAGGAGATCTTCCAGCTGGCCGACCGGATCGCGGTGCTGCGCGACGGCGCGGTGGCCGGTGTGCTGGACGCGGCGCAGGCCAGCGAGGGCGAACTGGTGCGGCTGATGGTGGGCCGCGACCTGTCGGCGATGTTCGTGCGGCAGAACGTGGCGACCGAGCAGGTGGTGCTGGACGTTCGGCAGCTGACCACCGACGACGTGACGGACATCAGCCTGACCGTGCGGGCGGGTGAGGTGGTGGGCCTGGCCGGGTTGATCGGCGCGGGCCGCTCCGAGCTGGCGCTGGCGCTGGCCGGTGACCTGCCGGTGCGCTCGGGCACGGTGCGCCTGGACGGCCAGGAGCTGCGCCTGGGCAGTCCGGGTGCGGTGATCCGGGCCGGGCTCGGCCTGGCGCCGGAGGAGCGCAAGGCCCAGGCGCTCTTCCTGCACCGCACGATCCGGGACAACACCTCGCTGGTGGTGCTGGAGCGGCTGCGGCGCTGGCGGTTCGTCCGGCGGACCCAGGAGCGCGAGCTGGCCCAGAGCTATGCGGACCGGCTGCGGGTGCGGGCGCCCTCGATCGAGCACGAGGTGCGCAAGCTGTCCGGTGGCAACCAGCAGAAGGTGGTGCTGGCCCGCTGGCTGGCCCGCAAGCCCAAGGTGCTGATCCTGGACGAGCCGACCCGCGGGATCGACGTGGGGGCGAAGGCGGAGATCTATCAGATCATCGCCGACCTGGCCAAGGAGGGGACCGCACTGCTGGTGATCTCCTCCGAGCTGCCCGAGGTGCTCGGGCTGGCGGACCGGGTGGTGGTGATGCAGAACGGCCGGATCACCGGCGAGTTGGACCGGGCCGAGGCCACCGAGGAGCGGATTCTCGCTCTGGCGATGGCCGATGACCTGGCGTCAGGCGGCGACCTGGCGGCTGCTTCGAGCGATGAGGGAAGGACCGCATGA
- a CDS encoding Uma2 family endonuclease, whose product MSAAVVEPVAGWEELVRIWEETDAPEGCKVEVIEGIVTVAPTPANDRNDIADELQRLLYSVVGRDVGIYQTQGVSLPESSGIYIPDLAVLPKAVLRQPGNRVPAAEALLIAEITSPNNADHDREKKLWGYAHAGVPLYLLIDPHAPAGPTVTLYSSPGKGSYRESTAVPFGKPVTLPEPFGITLDTGVFPLS is encoded by the coding sequence ATGAGCGCTGCCGTCGTCGAGCCGGTCGCCGGCTGGGAGGAGCTCGTCCGGATCTGGGAGGAGACGGACGCTCCGGAGGGCTGCAAGGTGGAGGTCATCGAGGGGATCGTCACCGTGGCACCAACGCCCGCGAATGACCGCAACGACATCGCCGACGAGCTGCAACGACTGCTGTACAGCGTCGTCGGCCGGGACGTCGGTATCTACCAGACACAGGGGGTCTCGCTCCCCGAGAGTTCAGGTATCTACATCCCCGATCTCGCCGTCCTGCCGAAGGCCGTCCTGCGGCAACCCGGCAACCGGGTGCCCGCCGCCGAGGCGCTGCTGATCGCGGAGATCACCTCGCCGAACAACGCCGACCACGACCGCGAGAAGAAGCTCTGGGGCTACGCCCACGCGGGCGTCCCGCTCTACCTGCTGATCGACCCGCACGCACCGGCCGGCCCCACCGTCACCCTCTACAGCAGCCCGGGGAAGGGCAGTTACCGGGAGTCGACAGCGGTTCCGTTCGGCAAACCGGTCACGCTGCCCGAGCCGTTCGGGATCACCCTGGACACCGGCGTCTTCCCGCTGTCGTAG
- a CDS encoding MoaD/ThiS family protein, giving the protein MAIEVRIPTILRTYTDGAKAVEGTGGNLQELIADLEARHPGIADRLLDKGELRRFVNVYLNDEDVRFLEGIATGVKDGDSVTILPAVAGGSK; this is encoded by the coding sequence ATGGCCATCGAGGTCCGCATCCCGACCATCCTCCGTACCTACACCGACGGCGCCAAGGCCGTCGAGGGCACCGGGGGCAACCTCCAGGAGCTCATCGCCGACCTCGAAGCCCGCCACCCGGGCATCGCCGACCGCCTGCTGGACAAGGGCGAGCTGCGCCGCTTCGTCAACGTCTACCTGAACGACGAGGACGTCCGCTTCCTGGAAGGCATCGCCACCGGCGTCAAGGACGGCGACAGCGTCACCATCCTTCCGGCGGTGGCCGGCGGCTCCAAGTAA
- the rdgB gene encoding RdgB/HAM1 family non-canonical purine NTP pyrophosphatase, with protein sequence MSTSRRLVLATRNQHKVGELRAILGAAGLDVDLVGADAYPEIPDVRETGVTFAENALLKAHALAQATGLPAVADDSGLCVDVLGGAPGIFSARWAGKHGDDLANLNLLLAQLSDIADPHRGAHFACAAALALPDGTERVVEGRLLGTLRMAPAGDGGFGYDPILQPLGESRTCAELTAEEKNAISHRGEAFRGLAPVVRELLG encoded by the coding sequence ATGAGCACCTCTCGACGCCTCGTCCTCGCCACCCGCAACCAGCACAAGGTCGGTGAACTGCGCGCCATCCTCGGCGCCGCCGGCCTCGACGTCGACCTGGTCGGCGCCGACGCCTACCCCGAGATCCCCGACGTCCGCGAGACCGGCGTCACCTTCGCCGAGAACGCCCTGCTGAAGGCGCACGCCCTGGCCCAGGCCACCGGCCTGCCGGCGGTCGCCGACGACTCGGGCCTCTGCGTCGACGTGCTGGGCGGCGCCCCCGGCATCTTCTCCGCCCGCTGGGCGGGCAAGCACGGCGACGACCTGGCCAACCTCAACCTGCTGCTGGCCCAACTCTCCGACATCGCCGACCCGCACCGCGGCGCCCACTTCGCCTGCGCGGCAGCCCTGGCGCTGCCCGACGGCACCGAGCGGGTGGTCGAGGGCCGCCTGCTCGGCACCCTGCGGATGGCACCGGCGGGCGACGGCGGCTTCGGCTACGACCCGATCCTGCAGCCCCTGGGCGAGAGCCGGACCTGCGCCGAGCTGACGGCGGAGGAGAAGAACGCCATCAGCCACCGGGGCGAGGCGTTCCGCGGGTTGGCGCCGGTGGTGCGGGAGTTGCTGGGGTGA
- the rph gene encoding ribonuclease PH, which translates to MSRIDGRTPDQLRPITIERGWSKHAEGSVLVSYGDTKVLCTASVTEGVPRWRKGSGEGWVTAEYAMLPRATNTRGDRESVRGKIGGRTHEISRLIGRSLRAVVDHRALAENTIVLDCDVLQADGGTRTAAITGAYVALVDAVSWAREKKLLRAKGQPITGGVSAVSVGIIDGVPMLDLQYEEDVRAETDMNIVCTSDGRFVEVQGTAEGAPFDRDLLNQLLDLGTLGCAELDEIQRKALEG; encoded by the coding sequence ATGTCACGCATCGACGGTCGCACCCCAGACCAGCTCCGCCCGATCACCATCGAACGCGGCTGGAGCAAGCACGCCGAAGGCTCCGTCCTCGTCTCCTACGGCGACACCAAGGTGCTCTGCACCGCCAGCGTCACCGAGGGCGTCCCGCGCTGGCGCAAGGGCAGCGGCGAGGGCTGGGTCACCGCCGAGTACGCCATGCTGCCGCGCGCCACCAACACCCGCGGCGACCGCGAGTCCGTCCGCGGCAAGATCGGCGGCCGCACCCACGAGATCAGCCGCCTGATCGGCCGCTCGCTGCGTGCCGTGGTCGACCACCGCGCCCTCGCCGAGAACACCATCGTGCTCGACTGCGACGTGCTGCAGGCCGACGGCGGCACCCGCACCGCCGCCATCACCGGCGCCTACGTCGCCCTGGTCGACGCCGTCTCCTGGGCCCGCGAGAAGAAGCTGCTGCGCGCCAAGGGCCAGCCGATCACCGGCGGCGTCAGCGCGGTCAGCGTCGGCATCATCGACGGCGTCCCGATGCTCGACCTCCAGTACGAGGAGGACGTGCGCGCCGAGACCGACATGAACATCGTCTGCACCTCCGACGGCCGCTTCGTCGAGGTCCAGGGCACCGCCGAGGGCGCGCCGTTCGACCGCGACCTGCTCAACCAGCTGCTGGATCTGGGCACCCTGGGTTGCGCCGAACTGGACGAGATCCAGCGCAAGGCGCTGGAGGGCTGA
- a CDS encoding MerR family transcriptional regulator encodes MSSQHSSGELWSYAEIARHIGVQTDTVRNYRRHGLLPDPDFVDQGGHPRWYADTIRAWARRRPGHR; translated from the coding sequence ATGAGCAGCCAGCACAGCAGCGGCGAACTGTGGTCCTATGCCGAGATCGCCCGTCACATCGGAGTCCAGACCGACACCGTGCGCAACTACCGCCGCCACGGCCTGCTGCCCGACCCCGACTTCGTCGACCAGGGCGGCCATCCCCGCTGGTACGCCGACACCATTCGCGCCTGGGCCCGCCGCCGCCCCGGCCACCGCTGA
- a CDS encoding PTS transporter subunit EIIC, producing MSTTAQAPSPAASSPSPLKQFGQNALQSLQKIGRSLQLPIAVLPAAGILLRLGQSDVQEKLHLPAKLVATFAAAGSAVFDNMPLLFCVGIAIGLAKKADGSTALAALVGYLVFHNVLTVFPMHGTVTAANPAGNPQNPGVLGGVVIGLLSATLWQRYHRTKLPDWLGFFNGRRLVPLIMAFVGTFLGIAFGLLWGPVGDALNSFSNWAIGLGAVGSGIFGLINRGLLPVGMHQFANTFFWQQAGTFHTAAGKVVQGDLNRFFAGDPTAGQFMSGFFPIMMFGLPAAALAIAHCARPERRKAVLGMMMSLALTSFMTGITEPIEFSFLFIAPVLYGIHAVLTALSMMVTWALGVHDGFTFSAGAIDYVFNWHFATKPWLIIPIGLVFAVVYYVVFRFAITKFNLPTPGREPEGEEDDVTKA from the coding sequence ATGAGTACGACTGCGCAGGCACCGTCGCCCGCCGCATCCTCGCCCTCGCCGCTGAAGCAGTTCGGGCAGAACGCCCTGCAGAGCCTGCAGAAGATCGGCCGCAGCCTCCAGCTGCCGATCGCGGTCCTCCCGGCCGCCGGCATCCTGCTGCGCCTGGGCCAGAGCGACGTCCAGGAGAAGCTGCACCTGCCGGCCAAGCTGGTCGCCACCTTCGCCGCCGCCGGGTCCGCGGTGTTCGACAACATGCCGCTGCTCTTCTGCGTCGGCATCGCCATCGGCCTGGCCAAGAAGGCGGACGGCTCCACCGCGCTGGCCGCCCTGGTCGGCTACCTGGTCTTCCACAACGTGCTGACCGTCTTCCCGATGCACGGCACGGTCACCGCCGCCAACCCGGCCGGTAACCCGCAGAACCCGGGCGTGCTCGGCGGTGTGGTCATCGGCCTGCTGAGCGCGACCCTGTGGCAGCGCTACCACCGCACCAAGCTGCCCGACTGGCTCGGCTTCTTCAACGGCCGCCGCCTGGTGCCGCTCATCATGGCCTTCGTCGGCACCTTCCTCGGCATCGCCTTCGGCCTGCTCTGGGGCCCGGTCGGCGACGCGCTGAACAGCTTCAGCAACTGGGCGATCGGCCTGGGCGCGGTCGGCTCCGGCATCTTCGGCCTGATCAACCGCGGGCTGCTGCCGGTCGGCATGCACCAGTTCGCCAACACCTTCTTCTGGCAGCAGGCGGGCACCTTCCACACCGCCGCCGGCAAGGTGGTCCAGGGTGACCTCAATCGCTTCTTCGCCGGTGACCCGACCGCCGGGCAGTTCATGTCCGGCTTCTTCCCGATCATGATGTTCGGCCTGCCGGCCGCCGCGCTGGCGATCGCGCACTGCGCCCGCCCCGAGCGCCGCAAGGCCGTCCTCGGCATGATGATGTCGCTGGCCCTGACCTCCTTCATGACCGGCATCACCGAGCCGATCGAGTTCTCCTTCCTCTTCATCGCCCCGGTCCTCTACGGCATCCACGCGGTGCTCACCGCGCTGTCGATGATGGTCACCTGGGCGCTGGGCGTGCACGACGGCTTCACCTTCTCGGCCGGCGCCATCGACTACGTCTTCAACTGGCACTTCGCCACCAAGCCGTGGCTGATCATCCCGATCGGCCTGGTCTTCGCGGTGGTCTACTACGTGGTCTTCCGCTTCGCGATCACCAAGTTCAACCTCCCGACCCCGGGCCGCGAGCCCGAGGGCGAGGAGGACGACGTCACCAAGGCGTGA
- a CDS encoding substrate-binding domain-containing protein, with product MTIVRHRRRRAAAATVGMIVTLGLTACSTGQSSTNASSGGDVAKVSGKISITYLQKQGDQQYFIGEAAGAKAKAAQLGVDLKVVNLGTDANQAVSQEQAAIAQKTNGLIVVPPDPSVGPQLVQTAKDAGVALISSDDQVCATGPDPSKCAASALLPRIGFSGQQMGQQVGQRAAQEYQKAGWSAADTRTISAWQQDVTVCGDRVTAAKAAFTAGGGSGVQNIDVATDNTPTGAQDKIAATITANPNVKHWVIWGCNDENVQGGVTAMQNAGISPDNVIGVGLGAYLACKDWGSGKPTGMKAALYINGSDVGALAVQTMYDKLKNGKAFPQEAFAPTTMVDASNWQSAGVQCS from the coding sequence ATGACCATCGTGCGCCACCGCCGCCGCCGCGCTGCCGCCGCCACCGTCGGCATGATTGTCACCCTGGGCCTGACGGCCTGTTCGACCGGGCAGTCGAGCACCAATGCCAGCAGCGGCGGTGACGTCGCCAAGGTCAGCGGGAAGATCTCGATCACCTACCTGCAGAAGCAGGGCGACCAGCAGTACTTCATCGGCGAGGCGGCCGGCGCCAAGGCGAAGGCGGCGCAGCTGGGCGTCGACCTGAAGGTGGTCAACCTCGGGACCGACGCGAACCAGGCGGTCAGCCAGGAGCAGGCCGCGATCGCGCAGAAGACCAACGGGCTGATCGTAGTGCCGCCGGACCCGTCGGTGGGTCCGCAGCTGGTGCAGACCGCCAAGGACGCCGGGGTGGCGCTGATCAGCTCGGACGACCAGGTCTGCGCGACCGGTCCGGACCCGTCCAAGTGCGCGGCTTCCGCGCTGCTGCCGCGGATCGGTTTCAGTGGCCAGCAGATGGGCCAGCAGGTCGGTCAGCGTGCTGCGCAGGAGTACCAGAAGGCGGGCTGGAGCGCCGCCGACACCCGGACCATCTCGGCCTGGCAGCAGGACGTGACGGTCTGCGGTGACCGCGTGACGGCCGCCAAGGCCGCGTTCACGGCGGGCGGCGGCAGCGGCGTGCAGAACATCGACGTCGCCACCGACAACACCCCGACCGGCGCGCAGGACAAGATCGCCGCGACCATCACGGCCAACCCGAACGTCAAGCACTGGGTGATCTGGGGCTGCAACGACGAGAACGTGCAGGGCGGCGTCACCGCGATGCAGAACGCCGGCATCTCGCCGGACAACGTGATCGGTGTCGGTCTGGGCGCCTACCTGGCGTGCAAGGACTGGGGCAGTGGCAAGCCCACCGGTATGAAGGCCGCGCTCTACATCAACGGTTCGGACGTGGGCGCGCTCGCGGTGCAGACCATGTACGACAAGCTCAAGAACGGCAAGGCGTTCCCGCAGGAGGCCTTCGCCCCCACCACCATGGTCGACGCCTCCAACTGGCAGTCCGCCGGCGTCCAGTGCAGCTGA